The sequence CAATCCACTTCTTCCAGTGTTCTTCTTTGGCGGGAGTCAGATTGACTGCTTTGTATTTCGGTCCGGGATCGGGCCATACAAACTTCGTTCCGACCACGCCGCCTGCACCGATGGTGGAAGCGAAGTCTTCACCGTGCTCGGTCCAATTGTTGCCGACACGGTCCATTTCGGAGAGTTCCACGTGATCGCCATACACCGCCGACTCCGGACCAAGCAAAGCTTTGTACATCTTGATCCGCCGGCGCACTTGCACCCCGCCGACCGGATCGGCCGTTACGGCCTGGTCCATGAACGGCAGCCATGCCAATGACGGCGGCGTGCCGCATGGGCAAGTTTGCGTCACGCTCTGCGGTTTGATCGCCCGTGAAGTCTGGAAGATTTCTTTGTAAATATCGGCCATCGCATTCACGGAGTCCTGCGGCGACTTGTGATGATGGGCCGGGTTATAGCACGCGGGCATGCTGTAAATGTTGTCGAGCTTGCTGCCGTCGAATCCCCAGTCTCGGATGAATTTCTCCGTCAGCATTTTGTGATACGCACGCACTTCCGGCACCGCCGGACACATGGCTGCAAGGTTCCTCGTGATGCGAGCGTGCTTGCCGTTCTTGTCGAGGATGAGCCAGTCAGGATGTTCTTTCACAACTTTCGACACGACGTACTTGTGCGACTCCCATTTTCCTTCGCCATCTTCCACGCCGAGAGGCAGCCACCATATTTGCGTGAATATGTCGTCTTTGTGGAAATCGTCATTCATTTTCTTGATGGAATCGCCGGGAAAGGTTTCATTGCGGGGATTCCAGTCGCCGTAGGTGTCGAACCAGCGATCGTCGAGCGTGGCCCACTTGATCCCCATTTCTTTCAGCTTGGGAACCGTGCCCAGCATCTGCGCGGGCGTGACGTTAAATTCGTATCCCCATCCGCACCAGCTCACGTTGTAAGCTTCGCTCGAAGGTTTGGGCAATTCCCAGCCTTCTTTCTGAAGCACACTCGACCACATTCGCAGCGGCTCGTAGAAGTCACCCGCGTAGACCGAGAGGAAACTGCGAGGAGTGGAATAGGCTTCGCCCGGCTTGAGCGTAGCGCCAGCGGTATATTCGATTTGCGAATCGACTCTTCCATCAGCGTCAACGCGCGCAGGAATCGATGCGGGAATGGGAAGGGTCTCGACGTGGCCGATCGCTTCGCCGACCTGGCTCCCCCAGAACGCAACCACTGGGATACCGCCCCCGTAGCCGCCTTTCACCATTTCTCCCATTACGTTCGGTTGCGAGAAAGTCTTGGTCAGTTTGACGACATCATCTTTTCCCCAGTCGTAGCTGGCGCCATGGAATGACCACATCTCCCACGGCTGCGCCTTGGCGTCGGCCAATTTCGCGCTCATTCGGTGGCGCTGATCGACGCTTTTATCGATGGCGAGGTCGCCGGTTCCTGTGTTCTTGTACTCGACGGTGCTCAACAGGATGTTCGGGAACTGGTCATAGATTTCGAATGCCAGCACGCGTTGGAGATTCGTCCCGGACGGGCCCAGCGGACGAGCGGGAATTTCCACTCGCTTTCCGGCACCCATCTTGCCGGCGGCTTCCATGACTTTCGCCTGTTGGAAGTCGAGGGTGAAATGAATTTCTTTGCCCGCCACGACAACGTAGTCGCTGTCGGCGGTGGCGCCGACCCGAGGTTCGTCGAGTGAGACCTTCTGGCCATCTTTCAGAAGGAAAGCCTGGACATATCCATCGGGACGCACCTGAAACTGAGCCGAACTGGTGGTGAGCACGACCGGGCCCCCATCGTTCACCTCAACCTTAATTGTCGATGGCTGCGTGGCGCCGGGTTTGGGCTTGGCGTCCGTGCTTGATTGCCGGGGCAGATGCGAGCACGCGATCAGAAACATGATCGCTGCGATGAGAACAATCCGGAATTTCTTGAGGGCCATAAGATACCTCTTTTCCCAAGGTGCGCCCGGTCGGGCAGGAATTTAAGAACGATAGTAAACGAAACAAAAGGTAACCGTTCGGAATATACACCGGATGGAGCCATGATGACCAGCGCTGGATCGCGGCGGCGCGCTATTCAGGAGGTGAGTGCGTTAGCCGACTTGCCAAATCGTGTCGAGAATCGTGCCGTCGACCCACTTTACAACTGCGCATGGACGGTCACCAAGTTTCGGCTTCGCGGGCCTGCCGCAGATGCCTTCCACTTCTGCCTTAATGTCCTGCAACGGGCGAATCGGCAGCTTGGAACCCTTTACTGCATCGATCAAGTCCTGCCGTTTGGGATTGATCGCGATGCCAAGCTCGGTGACGATCACGTCGATCATTTCTCCCGGCCCTGTCAAAGTTGTGACCTGATCGACGATCACCGGAATGCGATCGCGGAATGACGGTACCGCCAGAATCGTGCAACCAGAGAACAGGCAATTCTGCCAGCCGCCGATGCCGTGGAGCAAACGTCCGTCTGAATGGGTGACGACGTTGGCGTTGAAATGAATGTCGACTTCGGTGGCGCCGAGAATAACGGCGTCCACGAGTGAAGCGAAATTCCCTTTGCCGTGATAGTTGTAAGAAGTGAAAGGGGAAGTCGCGACGTGGCGCGGATCGTTCGCCATCGACCTGACGCCGTCGAGATCGAACGTCTGACCGTCGAGAATGTAGTCGGTCAAGCCCTCCTGCAGAAGTTCGACCAGAACTTTCGTGGATCCGCCCCGCACGAAGCGCGCTTTCACGCCCTCGTCCTTCATCATCTGCTTCAGGTACTGCACGAACGCGAGGGCGATGCCGCCTGCGCCTGCCTGAAACGAAAATCCATTCTTCATGATGCCGGCGGCACGGAGAAATTGTGCGACCAGTTCGGCGATGCGCAAGCGGTCCGGCGAACGAGTGATCTGCGTTGTGCCGGAGACGATCTTGGCCGGGTCGCCGATGGATTCGATTTCCACTACATGATCCACGTTGTTCCCTTGAATCTGCCAGGGCACGCACGGGAATGGCACGAGGTTGTCGGTGACGACGATTACGTTGTCTGCATACGTGGAATCGGCGAACGCAAATCCGAGCGATCCACAGGCTGACTTGCCATGCGAGCCATCGGCGTTGCCGAAACTGTCGGCGGTGGGTGCGGCGATCACGGCAATATCAATGTGAATCTCTCCGTCCTGAATCGCCTGGTAGCGGCCGCCATGCGAGCGGAGCACACCCATGCCGCGCATTTTGCCCTGCGTGCAATAGTCCCCGAGCGGCCCGTTCATCGAACCTTCGATGTGATGGATGACACCCTTCTCCATCAGTTCGATCGCGCCTTTCTGCGACGGAAACGACGCGCTCGGGAACCACATCAGATCCTTAACGCCAATTTTCGCGGCAGCTTCAAGCACCATCAGCGCCACCTTGTCGCCGTCGCGTAGATGATGGTGGCTCGAGATAACCATGCCGTCGCGCAGCCCGCATTTTCGCAATGCAGTTTCCAGATCGGGAACGCGCTTGTCCCCGTTGTCGGGATAATCTTTGTTGGAGCGGATGGGTGGGCCGGCCTTGCGTCCACGCGGCTGAAACTTTCCCGCACCAAGAAATGGGATCTGCGGCTTGCCGTTCACCATGGTGGGAACAGGCCGTCCGGCGGCATTCTGTGCGAGTTCCGGCCGCTGGCTCACGAGATCGCTCCCATCGCTTTGGCGCGCTCGACCAGCTTCAACGCCCGCTGCACGACTGGCGGATCAATCATCTTGGACCCCAGACTCACCACGGCCAGGCCTTTCTGTTGCGCGTCTTCAAATGCAGCGACAATCTTCTGCGCCTTTTCGATCTCGCTCGCGGATGGTGTGAACGCTTCGTGCACCACTCGAATCTGTCCGGGATGAATGCATCCCATACCTTCGAATCCCAGGGCGCGCGACGCGCGTCCCCAACGCAGCAACCCGTCCATATCGCCGACATCGGAAAAGACGGAGTCAATGGCCTGTACTCCCGCCGCCCGCGCCGCGTTGACGACACGCGACCGTGCGTAGAGCGACTCGCGCCCTTCCGGAGTCTTTGCCACGCCCATGTCTGCTGTGTAGTCTTCAAGCCCGATCGTCAGCGCGGCGACATTCTCGCTCGCGATGGCGATAGGAAACGCATTCTCAATCCCCAGCGCGGATTCCAGGATCGGCATGATCCAGATCGGCCGGATGATGCCGTGGCGCGATTTCAGTTCGCCGATCATGCGGTCGACTTCCGCCACCTGTTGCGGGTCTTCGCACTTCGGCATCAGGATCAAGTCGGGGCTTTCAGCAATCACATCGGCGAGATCTTCCAGTCCGAGCGGCAACTGGTTGATGCGGACCATGCGTTCGCACGCACCGAAATCGACGGCACGCAGGGTATTGCGCACTAGAATGCGAGCAACATCTTTTTCGTCGCGGTGAACAGAATCTTCGAGGTCGAGGATGATCGCGTCGGGCGAGTGCAGGGACGCGTTGATGTAATACTTCGGCTCGGAGCCGGGAAGATAAAGCCGCGAGCGCCGCAGTCGATCTTTTGCGGAAGGCTGCGGCAAAGGGTGTTGCGCGGGTAAGGAACGTTTGCCAAGCGCGGCTCCAGCACGCCGGACGGCCGCTTCCAGTCTTGCGGCTATCACAAAAGGCAGTGCGCCTTCGTCGTGGATCGAAACCCGCGCGTGCTTGACTCCAAGTTCCTCGAGAACTGCGCGCGCCTGTTCCTGGATCGCATCGCCGTAGTACGGAGCGACGCGAGATTCAAGCGCAACTTCCACGCCACCGGTATCGCGCACTTCAAAAGCCACGTGCGCGTCGGAGCGGACATCTTTACCCCAGTGACCAGCTTCGCTGGATCGCGGCTGCGTTTCGAGTGCGGTCATAAAAATCTCTCTGCCACGAGGAGCCGTTCTCTCAATTCGCTAGAGTTTTTTCAAAATTGCGTCCGTCATCTGCACCGTGGACGCCGCGCCCTGACTGATGGCCTTCGATCCGCCCGTCAGACGCATCATATCGTAAGTTCGGACTTTCCCTTCTTTCACTACCGATGCGATCGCCTGCCGAATGCGATTAGCTTTCTGATCTTCGTGGACGTGATCGAGCATCATGGCTGCGGAGAGAATCATCGCAATCGGATTCACGATTGGCGGATTCAGTTCCGCATACTTGGGAGCCGATCCATGCGTGGGCTCGAAGACGGCGACATCATCGCCGATGTTGCCGGAGGCCGCGAATCCGAGGCCGCCGACGAGTCCGGCGAATGCGTCGGAGAGAATGTCACCGAACAGGTTCGAAGCCACGATCACGTTGTACTCTTCCGGATTCTTGTTCAGCCACATTAACTGCGCGTCAATGTTGGTGGACCAGAGCGCGATCCCCGGATACCTGGCGGCAACTTCCTTGGCGACTTCTTCCATCATGCCGGAAGTCTCGCGGACGACGTTCGGCTTCTCGCAGATGGTCACGCCCTTGAATCCGCGCCTCTTCGCATATTCAAAAGCTGCCGTGACGATGCGTTCCGCGGCATGGCGAGTGATGATGCGGCAACTGACGGCCAGTTCCGGTCCCGGAACGTTGGCGAAAGCCTTGAATCTTGGATGGCTGTTGAGTGCGGCGCGAACGTTGTCGGGAGGGTTGGTCCACTCGACGCCGGCATACATCCCTTCGGTGCCTTGTCGAAACACAGTCGTGTCGATGAGGGGCTCGTCGAATCCGCCGTCTGTCTTCTTGCGTATGTAATTCAGCGGATTGCCCGTGAAGCCGACGCAGGGACGCATACAGGTATCGAGATTGAACTTCTGCCGCATGGTGACAATCGGCGAGTAATACACGTAGCCTTTGCCTTGCAGTTCCGGCTTCAATTCGGCCTGCGCGGCTTTGTTGGGTTTGGAAGTGATCGCGCCAAAAAGGCCCAGTTTGTGCTTGGCGAGCAGTTCCATCGTGCGCTCTGGAAGCGCATTTCCTTGCGCGCACCAACTGTCCCAGCCGATGTCAGCGTGAATGTATTCGGCATCGAAGCCGACCGCGTTCAAAACGCGCAGCGCTTCCGGCAGAACCTGGTTGCCAATGCCGTCGCCCGGCATGGAGATAACTGTGTATTTCGCCATGAGTGCTCCTCAAATCAAAGTCAGAATCTTGAACCGCCGAGACGCAATGAAGAACACGTCTCAAAATTGTCATCTTGAGCGACGCGAAGGCCTGCTTCCCCCGCCGGACTCTTCGCCGCCGGTGCTAAACAGCCAATCGCTTCACTACCAAATTCTCCACTCCGCCCGCGATCACTAGCGACTGCGGGACACTCCCCAATGCCGGGAAAGTAAATTTCGCGCCACGCCACGTGATCGTGCTGCTCGTAAAATCAATGTCAACGTTGTCGCCAGGGACAATTGTTTTCTCCTTGGCTGTGATTTCTTCCGCAAACTGCTCGCGTAAGCGGTTCACAAATTCAGGAACTTCAATACACAGGAATCCATTGTTAAACGCGTTGCGCAGATAAGTTTGCGAAAAACTGGCAGCGATCACCAGTGGAATGCCTTTCGCTTTCAGGCACGTTACCGCTTGTTCGCGGCTCGATCCGGTGCCGAAATTGAATTGGCTGACGATCACGTCTCCGGCTTGCGTGCGGGATGCAAATTGAGGGTCGTAGTTCTCCATGACGACTTTCGCCATCATCTCCGGAGTCATATCGTCGCGATAGGTGTAGTCCTTGCCGTAGATGGCGTCGGTATTGACGTTGTCCTGCGGCACAAAGATGAGCCGCCCTTTCACGCTCTGGGGAAAGCCTGCCAGTATTTCCACTTTCTCTGCGCTGCCCGATTTGCTGGCGAGTTCAGTGTATTGGCGTTGCGGCTCACCAGCGCCAAATTGATGTGGACCGCAAATGTACCCCGCGACTGCGGATGCCGCTACGACCTCGGGGCTTGCGAGATAGCATTTCGCATCGCGCGATCCCATGCGTCCTTTGAAGTTGCGGTTGGTAGCGGAGATTCCAGCTTCGCCCGGCTCGAGCAGGCCAATGCCGAGTCCGATGCATGGCCCGCATCCCGAAGGCAATGGAGTGGCGCCGGCATCCAGTAGCGTTTGCCACGCACCGCTTTTCACCGACTCTGCCTGTACCCACTGGCTCGCCGCGGACAAATAGAATTTCACGCCTGCCGCAATTTTCTTTCCGCGAAGAACTTTGGCCGCCGCTTCCAGATCTTCCACTCGCGAATTCACACACGAAATCAGATACGCCTTCTGGATCGCAACTTTGTTCTTCTCCATCGCGGCGAGCGATTGCATGACTTGCACAGAATCTGGACCGGAGACGTGAGGGGTAACTTGTCCAAGATCGAGAACGATTCGGGCTGCGTAGTTGGCATCGGGATCTGGCGCAGGCGGATTCTTTTCCCAGTTGTCGATGTCCCTGGAAGAGAAGCGCTCGATGCCCATTGATTTCAGGCGTGCATGAATACCGCGCAGATACTTGATCGTCACCGCGTCAGCAGGGAACCATCCCACCAGGGGCCCCCATTCGGTGGTCATGTTGGAAATCGAAAAACGCTCGTCCATGGAAAGGGATGCCACACCCGCCCCGGAGAACTCGACCGCGGCGTTCAAACATTCGTCGTGGTTGTAGAGTCCGCACAGCGTGATGATGACGTCTTTGCCGGTGACGCCCTCAGGAAGCGTCCCTTCGAGAACAACCTGGATAGAGCGCGGAATCTGCCACCAGAATTCGCCGGTGGCCCACACGGCCGCAGCGTCGGTACGGACAATGGGGGTTCCGATCGCGCCCAGTGCTCCGTACATGTTGGAATGGGAATCCGACGCCACTACGAAAGCTCCGGGGACCACGTATCCGCGCTCCACCATGATCTGATGGCCGATGCCCGAACCCGCGGGATAGAAATCCACGCCGTGCTCTATTGCGAACGCTTCGATGGCGCGATATTTTTTCTGGTTCGATTCGTCCTGATTCTGGATGTCGTGATCGAGCGCGAACACCATCTGCTGTGCGTTGCTGAGTTTCTTTGCGCCAATGCCTTTGAACTTACTCATCACAGCCGACGTGTTGTCGTGCGTCATGCAACGGTGGGGGCGGATCGAGAGAAAGTCCCCCGCGCGCAGTGGACGATTCGGCCCTTCGGTCATGTGGGTCTGCGCGATCTTTTCAGTGATGGTCTGGCCCATAAACGACCTCAATCTTTCTTCTTAAGCGCGAATGCCAGGTAAATCATTTGTCCCATGTGGTGATGCAGGTGCGTCGCACACTGCAAGACCATGTCGAAGCGATCGCGCGCATCGGCACCAGCCGCGGCGTACGGTTTCGACCAATCTTCCGGAGCCTGGCTGCGAATCGCTTTGAGCACAACTGCAATCGCATCGTCGAACTTCTTCAGAGTCTCTGCCTTAGGTGGCCGCGCGGTTTCAGAAAACTCGCGAGGACGGTCGCGCACATATCCGGTCTGCGCGATCTGCGTCCCGATGTAGTAGTTCAAATTGCCCGTGACGTGCAGCACCAGATGGCCAAAACTGTTTCCGAATGGGAAAGGCCTGGCCCAGAACTGTTCGTCGGTCAAGGGAGCAGCCAGATCGTTCAACATGTTCCCCAGTTTCTTGTAGCGGGTTTCGAGTCCAGTGCCGATCGCTTGATTGAGGTCTGACATTTCCTGATCCTTTTGTGCGACGAGCATTTAACGGCGCTTCTTGCTTTTCTTCTTCGCCGTCTTTGCCTTGGTGTGGACCGCTTTCTTCTTCACGTCTGCTTTCATCATCGCCATCAATTTCGAGACAGACGCTACCTTCTCCAGATTCCAGATCGCATTGACCAACTTCTTCTGCGCACCTTTGGAGAGCACGCCTTCCGCCAGGGCCGAGAATTTCTCTTCGATCTCCGCGTCGCTCAACGGATTCCGGGGATCGCCCTTGGGATAGTCAAGTTGCTTTGAGAATGTCCGGCCATCGGTGGTGGTAATGTTCACGATAACTCGTTGCAGCGCGGGAAAGACTTTTTCAATTTCAGGATCGGCGACGACTTCGACTTTCCTCAACTGCGCGCGGATCGTCGGATCCATGATTTTCTTCATCTCAAACTGCGCGGGTGTGACCTGCCGTTCGGCGAGCGCAGCCGCGATCACGTAAGGAAGCGAGTGATCCGCGGTTTCCTTGGTGTGAGGATCGTACTTACTGGGATCCGAGAGAATGTCGGCAGCACGCGCCAGCGACCGAATCTGGATCTTCGTGACATTGTCCGGATGCAAGTCGTTGCTCTTCACCAGATCGAGGACTGCTGAGATCGGGGCGTGCGTCAGCGCTTCCGTCGGGAAGAATTTCATTCCGCATTGCGTGATGCGCCAGGATTCGCCCAGCCCATCCGTAAGCAGGTTCAGCTTCCATTCCGGACCGTAGCAGTGAGCAAGGCCTTCCTTGCCGTCGATCACGTGCTCCGGACCGCTGTATCCCTTCTCGGCGAGGAGCGCGGCGAGCACTCCGCTCTGCGTGGCCATCGGATCCACGGTATTTTTCATCATCGTGAGTTTGCCCGCAGTCACAGCGCCCATCGTGCAGTGACGCGATGCCGAGATGCCGATCGCATGCTGAATTTTGTCCCATGGCAAGCGTAGTGCGCGTCCGGCGACGATCGGCGAAGCAAATGCGGTAAGAGTCGCATGATGCCATCCTCGCTCGCGAATTCCCGGGAAGGCGGCTTCGCAGAGGCGCATTTCAAATTCGTGGCCGAGTACAAATCCGACAATGAGTTCTTTACCGTCACTTTTGGCGCGCTCGCAACAGGCCATCGCGGCGGGGAAAATGTCTGACGGGTGGGATGGGTCCTGCTTCCAATAAATGTCGTTGTAATCCATGCAGCGGATCATCAACGCATTGGCGAGCGACGCCGACACAGCATCGATCTTCTTGCCTGTCCCGATCACAGTAGCGGGGCCGCGACCAGCGATCTCGTCCAGAACTTCAAGCGCGATGACCACGTCATGCTGCTGATATCCGCCCAGCGCGCAGCCAACGGAATCAAGCAGAAAGCGTTTCGCTTGATACACAGCCTCTTGCGAGAGTTGCTTATATTCCAGCGAGGCAGCCCAACGGGACATCTTCGCGGTAATGGTTTCGCTTCCAGTTTGGGTGGACATTACTTCACCTTTACATTCTTAGGATTCTTAAATGGTAAGAAGGCCATAAAGTCAGCGTGGTGCACGATGAACGCTTCCGTCGTGCGCTTCACGAGATCCCCTTCGGCGGCATGGGACGCGATGATATGGCACACTTCGTCGGCGACGCCGCATTCCATCGCGAGCGCGACGCCGGTAAACGGATGCCGCAGCGCCTCGCCGCGTTCACTCTGGCGACTCTTGCCGTCGGGGCCGATTTCATACTCCAGCAACTTTCCAACGTCAGCGAGGATCGCTCCAGCAATCACGACGTCCTCGTTAATCGGCAGGGCTCTTCCCATGAAGGCGGTCATTGCCTTTGCACTATCGCGCGCAATGTGGACGACGCAGCGCTTATGTTCCATGAATGTGATCGGACAATTCGGTACGAGCAGCGTGAAGGGAATCTGATTCAGGTCATCGGGCTTCAGAGGACTGCGCTCGAGAGCTTTGATCCAGGTTTGCGTGACTTGCTCGCGCAACCGGGTGTCGGCAATCCACTGAATTTCCGGCCAAAGACGCTCGACGGCATCGCGCATTGCATGACCTCCCCGTAGCAGGACTCAATAGACTATCGGAGCGCGCGCATTGGCGTCGAGTGACGTTGGCGCAAGCGGATGTGACGCTGCTCACAACCTGATCGCCAGACACATCACAATCACATCGCGGGCGTGTGTGTCTCCCACTTCTACTTGTTTGCGGAGGCTCCCGTCGTTTGCTCAATCGGCAGCAGTTCGATCGAACAACCCGATGCACTACATGTCAATTGGCCGCGCCGGACGATCTTGACGGACGAAGCGTCCGGAAATTTTACGGGGAAGTCCTTTTCTCTAAGCTGCGCGGAAGCGGCTCGGAGAGACTCGTCTCCATCGACAAATTCGGCACGTTCCGGGCGTGGCGAGCTGTCGAATACGAGATTAAAGTGCGCGGAAGCCTTGGGTGCAAGCGGACTGAGTTTCACTGTACGAGCCTGGATCAGATCGCTGACCGACAGAGCCGTGTCTTTGCCCGGGCCCGTTGCAGGAGGAAGTTTCCCCAGCCGCTCGCGCGAATCGGCGACCGCACTCCCGCCCGCTGCTATCGCCAACAAGTAAATCTGGCGCGCTTTTTCATGCTGGCCCTGTTTTTCCAGAACTTGTCCAAGCCGGTTGGCGACCGTGCCGGACTGGCTGAGAAGCCAGGCTGAATTCAGGAATTGCATCGCGTCCAGGGTTTCGCCGCGCAGATACTTGGCCCATCCGATGCGCGACCACGAGAGCGCAACCAGACGCATCGCCGAGAATGCCGATGGCCCCAGGCGGTCGTACTCGCCGGAATCGAATTGTTCGCCAATATCGTAAAGAACCTGGCGCGCATCATTCTCCGTCTTTACAGGATCGACGTCAGGACCCAGTGCCGCCGCAAAAATGTCTTCCCCGGAATCGCCTGCCGTGGAGCCGGTCAACCCCTTGAGCAGTTCCTGCGCTTTCGACTTCTCCCCCAGCCTCGTGTAGATCTGCGCTAACGACAGTCGTGTTTCCGGATCGTCAGGAGGAATCGACACCGCGGTTTCTAGTTCTGTGCGGGCATCGGCATCGCGTCCGATTTGCGCCAGCAGCATTCCCAGGTTCTTATGTGCCGGCTTTTCGAAGGGAACAATTTCAAGTTGCTTGCGGTATGCGGCGATCGCTTCCTCGGATTTTCCCGACTGTTGCAGTTCCATCGCAAGATCGCCGTTCGCGCTTTTGTGATTTGGATCGAGGTCAATCTGTTTTTGAAATGCGCGGATCGCTTCTGCGTGATTGTTGGACCCGGCGTAAGCCTGCCCCAGGTCGTACCAGCCCTCTTTCAGGTTTGGATCCCGATCTACGGCGCGCTTCAGCAGATCGATCGCGCTGCGATAGTCCTTGCTCTGAAGCGACTTTATTCCGGCTCTGTGCAATTCGGCAGGCGTGCCTTCGATCTTCGCGGACGCGTTGTCTCCATTTTTCCCCGAAGGAGCGAGGATGCTCGCGGTTAGAACCTGGCTCTCATCGCTGCGCGTGACATCGCGGAAAGAATCGTAGTCCGCGCGGCGGGCAGCGGGCAGTTCGTTCAATTTGACGATCAATTTGCGCTGCCCTTGTAGTACTCCTTTGCTCAGTGTGTATGAGGATGAGTACTCGCCATAGTCACGCGCCATCTTCACCGCGGTGGGCGTGTTCACAGAAAAGTTGGAAGGAAATTCCAGCCGTATTCGATAGTCCATCTCGCCGGCCGGGCCGATCTCAAAGGGCTCCTTGCTCTTAGCAGACGTTGTCACTGCGTGGACGCCGAGAGGCGGAATCGGCCGGAAGTTTGCGCTCGCCGAGGGTACTTCAAAATAGGGGTTGATTCGCAGGTGATATTTCAAGTGAAAGGGCTTGGAGGTGTCCTCGATCGGATCGACTTTCACTTGATCCACATCTCCGGGAAAGCCCCAGCCCGTCGAAATGATGCTCACAAAATCCTTCCAACGAGCTTCGGGGACCTGGCGGAAGCCGGCCCGCATTGGAAAATCGCGATCGCCTTCGGCGGTGTATTCAAGCGTCGCATCGAATGCACCGAACTCGCTGATCTTTCCATCAATCACCAGGCGAGCGGAGCTTTTGACGGGCGAATCGGCCGGCGTTCGCACCAGGCCGCCTTCGGCGTCGGCAGACGCGAGCACCGCTTGCTTGTTGCGAAGCTGATACAGGATGAGCCCGTAAGGAGCGACTTCGGTGGTGGTATCGAGCCATGTTAGATTCGCTCCCGAGGTCAGCCGTGCTGCGGTGATGACGTGGTCGAACTGGGCGGGCGATGCGATTTCAGGATCAAGCTGGCGAGAGCTGTGGATCAACACCGGATAACTTTGAATCCCTTCCGCGCGGAGCATGGCGGATAGCAGAGTGTGTTTGTCCTTGCAGTCGCCGTAATTGTTGGTGAGCACGTCAGACGCGGAATGGGGCTGGTAGCGGCCGATTCCGAAGGAGAGGCTCACGTAGCGAATGTTGCGCGCTACGAAGTCATACAGCCGGCGAGCCTTTTCTGTTGGATTGGTGGCGCCTTTGGTAAGCTCGTCTGCTTTCTTGCGGACGTTGTCATCGACCACCATGCGCTCGCCCTGGAGCTTTGCGTACCACTCTGCAACCTGCTTCCAGTCTGTGAAGGTGGTCATCTGCACGTCGGGGCCAGTATCCTCTTCCTCGTCCTGATCGTCTTTGTCGCGCTCGGGCTTGATGTCTTTCACGACCCAGGTATAAATC is a genomic window of Acidobacteriota bacterium containing:
- the lysF gene encoding homoaconitase, whose amino-acid sequence is MGQTITEKIAQTHMTEGPNRPLRAGDFLSIRPHRCMTHDNTSAVMSKFKGIGAKKLSNAQQMVFALDHDIQNQDESNQKKYRAIEAFAIEHGVDFYPAGSGIGHQIMVERGYVVPGAFVVASDSHSNMYGALGAIGTPIVRTDAAAVWATGEFWWQIPRSIQVVLEGTLPEGVTGKDVIITLCGLYNHDECLNAAVEFSGAGVASLSMDERFSISNMTTEWGPLVGWFPADAVTIKYLRGIHARLKSMGIERFSSRDIDNWEKNPPAPDPDANYAARIVLDLGQVTPHVSGPDSVQVMQSLAAMEKNKVAIQKAYLISCVNSRVEDLEAAAKVLRGKKIAAGVKFYLSAASQWVQAESVKSGAWQTLLDAGATPLPSGCGPCIGLGIGLLEPGEAGISATNRNFKGRMGSRDAKCYLASPEVVAASAVAGYICGPHQFGAGEPQRQYTELASKSGSAEKVEILAGFPQSVKGRLIFVPQDNVNTDAIYGKDYTYRDDMTPEMMAKVVMENYDPQFASRTQAGDVIVSQFNFGTGSSREQAVTCLKAKGIPLVIAASFSQTYLRNAFNNGFLCIEVPEFVNRLREQFAEEITAKEKTIVPGDNVDIDFTSSTITWRGAKFTFPALGSVPQSLVIAGGVENLVVKRLAV
- a CDS encoding HDIG domain-containing protein — protein: MRDAVERLWPEIQWIADTRLREQVTQTWIKALERSPLKPDDLNQIPFTLLVPNCPITFMEHKRCVVHIARDSAKAMTAFMGRALPINEDVVIAGAILADVGKLLEYEIGPDGKSRQSERGEALRHPFTGVALAMECGVADEVCHIIASHAAEGDLVKRTTEAFIVHHADFMAFLPFKNPKNVKVK
- a CDS encoding DUF3857 domain-containing protein; translated protein: MSFRVARRLLAFSCFIFAIALVNIAGQSSSSAKSDHADEASIFEHILNRARFENDGTGVEETEAVIRIQSQAGVKQFGQLIFGYSSGTEELKVDYVRVRKPNGQVVVTPDSTAQDFAPDDLREAPMYSDYRQRHISVSSLEPGDTLEYRTVTRITTALAAGNFWYEHRFPKGVVVNEDRLEIDVPKAREVKLKTPVRKPEIEEKGDRRIYTWVVKDIKPERDKDDQDEEEDTGPDVQMTTFTDWKQVAEWYAKLQGERMVVDDNVRKKADELTKGATNPTEKARRLYDFVARNIRYVSLSFGIGRYQPHSASDVLTNNYGDCKDKHTLLSAMLRAEGIQSYPVLIHSSRQLDPEIASPAQFDHVITAARLTSGANLTWLDTTTEVAPYGLILYQLRNKQAVLASADAEGGLVRTPADSPVKSSARLVIDGKISEFGAFDATLEYTAEGDRDFPMRAGFRQVPEARWKDFVSIISTGWGFPGDVDQVKVDPIEDTSKPFHLKYHLRINPYFEVPSASANFRPIPPLGVHAVTTSAKSKEPFEIGPAGEMDYRIRLEFPSNFSVNTPTAVKMARDYGEYSSSYTLSKGVLQGQRKLIVKLNELPAARRADYDSFRDVTRSDESQVLTASILAPSGKNGDNASAKIEGTPAELHRAGIKSLQSKDYRSAIDLLKRAVDRDPNLKEGWYDLGQAYAGSNNHAEAIRAFQKQIDLDPNHKSANGDLAMELQQSGKSEEAIAAYRKQLEIVPFEKPAHKNLGMLLAQIGRDADARTELETAVSIPPDDPETRLSLAQIYTRLGEKSKAQELLKGLTGSTAGDSGEDIFAAALGPDVDPVKTENDARQVLYDIGEQFDSGEYDRLGPSAFSAMRLVALSWSRIGWAKYLRGETLDAMQFLNSAWLLSQSGTVANRLGQVLEKQGQHEKARQIYLLAIAAGGSAVADSRERLGKLPPATGPGKDTALSVSDLIQARTVKLSPLAPKASAHFNLVFDSSPRPERAEFVDGDESLRAASAQLREKDFPVKFPDASSVKIVRRGQLTCSASGCSIELLPIEQTTGASANK
- a CDS encoding DinB family protein, translating into MSDLNQAIGTGLETRYKKLGNMLNDLAAPLTDEQFWARPFPFGNSFGHLVLHVTGNLNYYIGTQIAQTGYVRDRPREFSETARPPKAETLKKFDDAIAVVLKAIRSQAPEDWSKPYAAAGADARDRFDMVLQCATHLHHHMGQMIYLAFALKKKD
- a CDS encoding MmgE/PrpD family protein, with product MSTQTGSETITAKMSRWAASLEYKQLSQEAVYQAKRFLLDSVGCALGGYQQHDVVIALEVLDEIAGRGPATVIGTGKKIDAVSASLANALMIRCMDYNDIYWKQDPSHPSDIFPAAMACCERAKSDGKELIVGFVLGHEFEMRLCEAAFPGIRERGWHHATLTAFASPIVAGRALRLPWDKIQHAIGISASRHCTMGAVTAGKLTMMKNTVDPMATQSGVLAALLAEKGYSGPEHVIDGKEGLAHCYGPEWKLNLLTDGLGESWRITQCGMKFFPTEALTHAPISAVLDLVKSNDLHPDNVTKIQIRSLARAADILSDPSKYDPHTKETADHSLPYVIAAALAERQVTPAQFEMKKIMDPTIRAQLRKVEVVADPEIEKVFPALQRVIVNITTTDGRTFSKQLDYPKGDPRNPLSDAEIEEKFSALAEGVLSKGAQKKLVNAIWNLEKVASVSKLMAMMKADVKKKAVHTKAKTAKKKSKKRR